The Rhizobium rhododendri nucleotide sequence ACCGTCGCCGTCTCAGCGGCGGGATAAAAACCAGCGGATCTCGGTTTTTTCCGCGAGCGAAAACGCGATCTCAAGCAGTTCCGAGGCGCGTACGCCGGAGGAATCGGCGAAAAAGACGTCCTCTCCGATCAGCACTTCGTTGCCGGGCGAGGAGAATGTCCAGCTTTCGCCGTCCGGTGCCGTCAGGGTCACCTGATCCGGCTGCGTCTGGCCGATGGTGATCGACGGGTGGATATGGAAGCGGGCCGAAGCGTGGTGCTCGGCGCCAGCTTTCTTCCTGGATGCCTTTTTCGTGTCCGGCGCAAAGAAACGATCGTGCCCGGTGATGATGGTGCCGGCATGGTTCAGCGCCACTTCACGCTCGTGCATCAGCCCGAATGCAGCAAGATAGCCGTCATGGGCCGCCTTGACGCTATCGCGGCCATCGCCGGTGTCGAGGCGCTCGACCGAGACTTCGCTGACGCCGCCGGTCATGACGGGGCCGAGCACCTTCGAGCGGGAAAACGTCAGCGACGATGTGTCGTCCAGCGTCACGGTCGAATGCGCTGCAGTCGCGCGCGCCATCTGGACATATCGGGACCCGGCAAATTTCGGCGAGCCTGCATTGATGATGATCCGGTGCCGCCCCGACGACATCTCGAACGACAGGCAGCCGGCATGGGCAGTCCGCGACAGGTCGACCGAGAGAGGGCCGCCGGTATCCATGATGACCAGCGTCTGGCCGGCGGACAGCCGCTGGTAATGGGCGTGAGGAAGCGCCTTGAACGTCTGGCCCGAAGTCTCGTCGTAGCGCAGCACCGACATCAGCTCGTTGGCAAAGGTCGAGGTGGCGCCGTTGAACAGGGCGAGATCGCCGTCCTGGTGGCGGAAGAAGCGCAGCGCCGGATACATGCGGTCGATGCCGGCGATCAGCCGTGCGGGGGCATCATGGCCGAGATTGATGTAGGTCTGGCGCAGCGGCAGGAGGTCCAGCAGCAGTTCCAGCGCCGCGCGCGGATTGCGCGAGATGTGGGAGCCGTCGGCGAGGATCTGTCGCTCGATCTCCCGGTCCAGCGCCTGGCCGGCCCGCTTGATGGTCGCAGTCCGTGCCGGCATCGCCACGGACGACATGGCAAGCGCAATGCGGACGCGGAAGCGCACCTCGCCATCGGCCGCAGTCGCTGCCACATGGCGGAGATAGCGGACGTGGTGGGTGAGCGAACGCATGAACCTGCGGTAGAAGCTGCTGTCGGTGCCCTGTAGCACCACCGGAGAGTGGGACAGCCAGGCAATCAGCCGCTGGGCGGCGATATCCGGATCCCAGGCAAGACCGTCGGTCTTGCGGCCGTGAAGGCCTATCCACTCGTTGACCATTGCGCGGGCCAGCGTGCTGCCCTGGCCGCTCTTGTCGGCGCGCATATGGCGCAGCCAGCTGAAACAGTGCAGCCGGGCGGCAAAGGTTTCGGACGGCAATTCCTGCGAGAACGGCGAGCGACCGTTGGTTTCCAGCACGCGTCCGGCCAGCGGAATCCGGCCGTCGATCATTTCTTCCGCCACAAAGGCATCGATGCTGCGCAAATCGGTCGGCGCGACGATCAGCCGTTCCGGCACACGCACGGTGTGCCGGGTGAGGCGCAGGCGTGTCAACGCTGCGCGACGCGATATTCGCCGCCATGCCTCCCGCGCGTACAAATTCACAAAGCGCCCGCCAAAACCTCTAAATTATAGATAACGATTGTCCGTCTCCAGCGTTAAGAGAGCGTTAGCAGACGCCCTTGCTATCCGGGTAATGATCCAGATTGACGCAGATAGGGCGCAAAACCCGCATGGCCATTAGCCGCGGCGGCGAAGAACGCTGGCGAAAAATCCATCCAGTCCCGGCAGAAAGCCTTCGGGCAGGGCCAGCATAGCCGGTGTCGTGCGGAAATCGCCGTCAGGTGAAATGGCTGTCTCAAGACCGGGCCAATCCTCAGGGCGGATGGCGATGCGCTCGACATCCGGGCTGTCGGCGAGAATGCGGGCGATAATGTCCTCGCCTTCGGACGGATCGAGCGAGCAGTTGGAAAACACCACCGTGCCACCGGGTTTCACCAGGGTCAGCGCATGGCGCAGCAGGCGCTCCTGAAGCGCTGCCAGTTTGGCGATATCGTCCCGGCCCTTGGTCCACAGCACGTCCGGATGACGGCGCGTCGTGCCGGTCGAGGAACACGGCGCGTCGAGAAGTGCCGCATCGAAAAGATCGTCGGGCGCAAATTTCGCCATGTCGGCGACCAGCGTTTCCGCTTCGAGGCCGAGGCGGGCAAGGTTTGCCGACAGGCGCCGCAGCCGGCTCTCCGACTGGTCGAGCGCCGTGACCTTGCCGCCAGCCATGACCAGCTGCGCCGTCTTGCCACCCGGTGCGGCGCAGAGATCGACGACGCGCTTGCCGGCAAGCGAGCCGAACAGCTTTGCCGGAATGCTCGCTGCCGCGTCCTGAACCCACCATTCGCCATCGGCAAAGCCTTCAAGACCCGGAATAGTCCCGTCGAAAGCGGCGAGCCGGACGCTGCCGGTCGGAAGAACCATGCCGTTCAGCCGCTCGGCCCATCCCTCCGGGTCGGATTTGACCGTCAGGTCGATCGCAGCCGGCTGCAACTGCGTGTCCGAAATCGCCAGCGCCTCAGCGCGGCCGTAGGCCTGCTCCAGCCGCGACAGAAACCAGGCGGGCATGGCCGGTATCGATGCCGTGCGGGCGAGAATATCGTCTTTCTCGCGCCCCATGCGCCTGAGCACGGCATTGACCAGCTTGGCAAAGCGGCGATTGCGCGGGTCCTGGTTCGCCTGCTCGACCGCGAGGTCGACGGCGGAATGATCGGGAATATCGAGATAGAGCATCTGCGCGGCAGCGACGACCAGCACGTGATGCAGGGCGCGGGCCCCCTCCGGCAGCGGCGTGTCGATCAGCGACGCGATGGCGGCCTCGATGCGCGGCAGGTGGCGAAGAGCGGAGTTCAGGATGGCGCGCACCAGGGCACGGTCGTTATCCTCAAGCACGCGATAGGCCGGATTACCGTGGTCGCCATCGAGCATGCCGTCGAGCGGCGTCTTGCGATCGACGACGGCAGCGAGAATCTTCGAGGCTGCAGCCCGTGCTGCAAGACCCGGTTTCACCGGACCGCTATCGGCAGGCCGGCGAGTACGACGTTCGCCTTCATTGGTGTTGGCTTGCGGGCGGGCGGGCCGGCGGCCAGCGGATTTACTGTCGTCTGACGTCAAGACCAGGGTCCTTTGGGTGGTTGTGGACCACCGCGACTGGACCCCGTATCCGGCACCGAGCGCGATTTGCGCACCGCATTAGCAGGCCGGACCGGCTGCGTCGAGCCGTGCCCATGCAGTGGATTGCCATTGGAGGGCATATCCATAGACATCGCCTGCAGCGCGGCAATGCGGCTTTCGGTGTTCGGATGGGTGGAAAACAGATTGTCCATCGGCCGCCCGGAGAGCGGGTTGATGATGAACATATGTGCCGTTGCCGGGTGACGCTCGGCATCCTCGTTGGGAACATGGGCCGCAGCGCCGGCGATCTTGCCAAGCGCCGAGGCAAGCCACAGGGGATTGCCGCAGATCTCCGCGCCGCGCCGGTCTGCGGCATATTCGCGCGTCCGGCTGATTGCCATTTGCACCAGCATGGCCGCCAGCGGCGCGACGATCATGGCGACAAGGGCACCGATCCCACCGAGCGGGCTGTTGCTGTCGCGCCGGCCGCCGAAAAAGAAAGCGAAATTGCCGAGCATCGAGATGGCGCCGGCGAGCGTCGCTGTTATCGTCATGGTCAGCGTATCGCGGTTCTGGACGTGCGCCAGTTCATGCGCCATGACGCCGGCCACTTCTTGCGGCGTGAGCGCGTTCAGCAGGCCGGTAGAGGCGGCGACGGCGGCATTCTCGGGATTGCGGCCGGTGGCGAAGGCATTCGGCTGCGGGCTGTCGTAGAGATAGACGCGCGGCATGGGCAGGCCGGCATTGGCGGCGAGATCGCGGATCATGCCGAAAAACTCCGGCGCGCTGCGCTCGTCGACAGCCTGGGCATTATAGGTCGACAGCACCATGTTGCCTGAATTCCAGTAGGAAAAGAAATTCATGCCGGCCGCAACGACGAAGGCGACCATCATGCCCGACCGACCGCCGATCAGAAAGCCGACGCCCATGAACAGCGCCGTCATGAAGGCCAGAAGCATCGCCGTTCGCATCATGTTCATCGTCGTCTCCGCCAATTGACCCGCGTCGCGCTTTTCATTCCGGCAGCGACGCCCTATAATCTGGCTATGCGCCCGCCCAATTCAATATTTGCTGGAGAGCCTCATGCAGGCAGCCGATAACGACAACAGCGAAACCGTCGAGACTTCCGACGAAGGCGCTACACCGCGCAAGCCGCTCTCTCCGGCAGCCAAGCGCGCCCTCGCCGAAGCAGAAGAACGTCGACGGCTGCA carries:
- the htpX gene encoding zinc metalloprotease HtpX: MNMMRTAMLLAFMTALFMGVGFLIGGRSGMMVAFVVAAGMNFFSYWNSGNMVLSTYNAQAVDERSAPEFFGMIRDLAANAGLPMPRVYLYDSPQPNAFATGRNPENAAVAASTGLLNALTPQEVAGVMAHELAHVQNRDTLTMTITATLAGAISMLGNFAFFFGGRRDSNSPLGGIGALVAMIVAPLAAMLVQMAISRTREYAADRRGAEICGNPLWLASALGKIAGAAAHVPNEDAERHPATAHMFIINPLSGRPMDNLFSTHPNTESRIAALQAMSMDMPSNGNPLHGHGSTQPVRPANAVRKSRSVPDTGSSRGGPQPPKGPWS
- a CDS encoding RsmB/NOP family class I SAM-dependent RNA methyltransferase; this encodes MVLTSDDSKSAGRRPARPQANTNEGERRTRRPADSGPVKPGLAARAAASKILAAVVDRKTPLDGMLDGDHGNPAYRVLEDNDRALVRAILNSALRHLPRIEAAIASLIDTPLPEGARALHHVLVVAAAQMLYLDIPDHSAVDLAVEQANQDPRNRRFAKLVNAVLRRMGREKDDILARTASIPAMPAWFLSRLEQAYGRAEALAISDTQLQPAAIDLTVKSDPEGWAERLNGMVLPTGSVRLAAFDGTIPGLEGFADGEWWVQDAAASIPAKLFGSLAGKRVVDLCAAPGGKTAQLVMAGGKVTALDQSESRLRRLSANLARLGLEAETLVADMAKFAPDDLFDAALLDAPCSSTGTTRRHPDVLWTKGRDDIAKLAALQERLLRHALTLVKPGGTVVFSNCSLDPSEGEDIIARILADSPDVERIAIRPEDWPGLETAISPDGDFRTTPAMLALPEGFLPGLDGFFASVLRRRG
- a CDS encoding DUF1674 domain-containing protein; this encodes MQAADNDNSETVETSDEGATPRKPLSPAAKRALAEAEERRRLQAQTELPPEIGGRGGAEPSRFGDWEINGRAIDF
- a CDS encoding heparinase II/III family protein, whose product is MYAREAWRRISRRAALTRLRLTRHTVRVPERLIVAPTDLRSIDAFVAEEMIDGRIPLAGRVLETNGRSPFSQELPSETFAARLHCFSWLRHMRADKSGQGSTLARAMVNEWIGLHGRKTDGLAWDPDIAAQRLIAWLSHSPVVLQGTDSSFYRRFMRSLTHHVRYLRHVAATAADGEVRFRVRIALAMSSVAMPARTATIKRAGQALDREIERQILADGSHISRNPRAALELLLDLLPLRQTYINLGHDAPARLIAGIDRMYPALRFFRHQDGDLALFNGATSTFANELMSVLRYDETSGQTFKALPHAHYQRLSAGQTLVIMDTGGPLSVDLSRTAHAGCLSFEMSSGRHRIIINAGSPKFAGSRYVQMARATAAHSTVTLDDTSSLTFSRSKVLGPVMTGGVSEVSVERLDTGDGRDSVKAAHDGYLAAFGLMHEREVALNHAGTIITGHDRFFAPDTKKASRKKAGAEHHASARFHIHPSITIGQTQPDQVTLTAPDGESWTFSSPGNEVLIGEDVFFADSSGVRASELLEIAFSLAEKTEIRWFLSRR